From the Lolium rigidum isolate FL_2022 chromosome 2, APGP_CSIRO_Lrig_0.1, whole genome shotgun sequence genome, one window contains:
- the LOC124691989 gene encoding histone H4-like produces MSGRGKGGKGLGKGGAKRHRKVLRDNIQGITKPAIRRLAREILGGVKRISGLIYEETRGVLKIFLENVIRDAVTYTEHARRKTVTAMDVVYALKRQGRTLYGFGG; encoded by the exons ATGTCGGGCCGTGGCAAGGGAGGCAAGGGCTTGGGCAAGGGCGGCGCCAAGCGCCACCGCAAGGTCCTGCGCGACAACATCCAGGGCATCACTAAGCCGGCGATCCGGCGGCTGGCTCGGGAAATTTT GGGCGGCGTCAAGCGCATCTCCGGCCTCATCTACGAGGAGACCCGCGGTGTCCTCAAGATcttcctcgagaacgtcatccgcgacgCCGTCACCTACACCGAGCACGCCCGCCGCAAGACCGTCACCGCCATGGACGTCGTCTACGCGCTCAAGCGTCAGGGACGCACCCTCTACGGCTTCGGCGGCTGA